The Prunus persica cultivar Lovell chromosome G7, Prunus_persica_NCBIv2, whole genome shotgun sequence genome has a segment encoding these proteins:
- the LOC18770033 gene encoding F-box/kelch-repeat protein At3g23880: MECLNLLHMDMDQHWISSTLNLQSTQQQQQQQQQQATTISMETSLLDHQFLNNNKEEDEQDLQRQLPCEIVEEILLQLPVKSLLRFRCVCKPWLALISDPKFIKSHLHNHSTKQDEGDDDGKTRSSKALVMLSSSLSILKSVHVQVLDTRIEAGSTEADAAGAARTTSTRVVVVEEVHESPMRHQAVQDMKIVGSCNGLLCLVLDSQDMMIYNPSTRQLQPVPPPPPPPPPTNNYYSGKDYFYGFGYDSSNDDYKIVRASCSSRNGNFATHLDMYNLNTNSWRAAIKTLPCYFLSNVVGTLLNGALHWVVRLAAAERPFSIVSFDVTEETYRYVPLPGEGDKNFSFYGLGVLGGCLSMLYSPHGSDYEVWLMNEYGVKASWTIFTTIPQKMESEYLGLMSLVRILNNGEIVILLHQRKLVIYNPGHRTLRTILSGDIHSSQLALYLETLVSPSAAPTIKTYSSSITPLLNQAKAKAKASP; the protein is encoded by the coding sequence ATGGAGTGTCTCAACCTGCTGCACATGGACATGGATCAACATTGGATCTCATCAACTCTCAACCTCCAATccacacaacaacaacaacaacaacaacaacaacaagcGACGACAATATCGATGGAAACCTCATTATTGGATCAtcaatttctcaacaacaataaagaagaagatgaacaagaTCTTCAGCGGCAGCTTCCTTGTGAGATTGTAGAGGAAATCCTGTTGCAGCTGCCGGTGAAGTCGCTGCTTCGCTTCAGATGCGTATGCAAGCCATGGCTTGCTCTCATCTCCGACCCAAAATTCATCAAGTCACACCTCCACAACCACTCTACAAAACAAGATGagggtgatgatgatggtaaAACTAGATCATCAAAAGCACTAGTCATGCTCTCCTCCTCCTTGTCCATCCTTAAGTCGGTACATGTACAAGTACTCGATACTAGAATTGAAGCCGGATCAACAGAGGCAGATGCAGCTGGAGCAGCTCGCACAACTAGTACTAGAGTAGTAGTCGTGGAGGAGGTACATGAGTCCCCGATGAGGCACCAGGCAGTTCAAGACATGAAGATTGTTGGATCTTGTAATGGCCTCTTATGTTTGGTGCTTGACTCTCAAGATATGATGATTTATAATCCATCCACCAGGCAACTTCAACCAgtaccacctccacctccacctccacctccaacCAATAATTATTATTCGGGTAAGGACTACTTCTATGGCTTTGGCTACGATTCCAGCAACGACGATTACAAAATCGTGAGGGCCTCTTGTTCCAGTAGGAATGGCAATTTCGCCACCCACCTTGACATGTATAATTTGAACACCAATTCATGGAGAGCTGCCATCAAAACCCTCCCTTGTTACTTTCTGTCTAATGTGGTGGGCACCCTATTGAACGGGGCTCTCCACTGGGTCGTCCGGCTTGCTGCTGCTGAGAGGCCTTTCTCAATCGTTTCTTTTGATGTAACGGAGGAGACGTACCGATACGTGCCCCTGCCAGGCGAGGGCGACAAGAACTTCTCCTTCTATGGTTTGGGGGTTTTGGGAGGATGCCTGAGTATGCTTTACAGCCCCCATGGCTCGGATTATGAGGTGTGGTTGATGAATGAATACGGGGTGAAGGCGTCTTGGACTATTTTCACAACCATTCCGCAGAAGATGGAGTCTGAATACCTGGGATTGATGTCGCTTGTGCGTATCTTAAACAACGGTGAAATTGTAATCCTGTTGCATCAAAGGAAGCTAGTCATCTACAATCCGGGGCACAGAACACTTCGAACCATACTCTCCGGGGATATTCATTCTTCTCAACTGGCTTTATACCTGGAGACTCTAGTTTCGCCCTCTGCCGCTCCCACCATCAAAACATACTCATCATCAATCACTCCACTACTCAATCAAGCTAAAGCTAAAGCTAAAGCTAGCCCCTGA